A genome region from Myroides fluvii includes the following:
- a CDS encoding response regulator, with protein MKYHSILIIDDEELGANNLKKFLESNRTDADVLVACTEEEIIRNVDNSYYDLAIVDLRMDNFSINGFDIIKRIFKVNSFAKVLIMSAYVSEFEEDLNDILSTGRIAGIFPKEDFEVFSTKINKGVTQVFKDFDTKHQGFNTTELKVNYKNLKNSNTLESFKINCNRFVGFLFYSMGFNSIKQNDVEVKDYNMSFLVRNEIADNFFNKFKPFIAVEYIDSITEESLNNSSLQHTADLFKLIFWITTKDVDIEVFNAEFSNVKKDTLSVLISSKEIERIIQSDQIVKTVKQIIEDQFEKTCRSN; from the coding sequence ATGAAATATCATTCTATCCTAATTATTGATGATGAGGAGCTTGGGGCAAATAACCTTAAAAAATTCCTTGAATCTAATCGTACTGATGCGGATGTTTTAGTCGCTTGTACTGAAGAAGAAATTATAAGAAATGTAGATAATTCCTATTACGATTTAGCAATTGTAGATTTGAGAATGGATAATTTTTCTATTAATGGATTTGATATCATAAAACGCATTTTTAAGGTTAATTCTTTTGCAAAAGTACTTATTATGAGTGCTTATGTATCAGAGTTTGAGGAAGATTTAAACGATATACTTTCAACAGGTAGAATCGCAGGAATATTTCCAAAAGAAGATTTTGAAGTTTTTTCTACCAAAATAAATAAAGGTGTAACTCAGGTGTTTAAAGATTTCGATACAAAACATCAAGGTTTTAATACTACTGAATTAAAAGTTAATTATAAAAATTTAAAGAATAGTAATACGTTAGAATCCTTCAAGATTAATTGTAATAGGTTTGTAGGATTTTTGTTTTATTCTATGGGGTTTAATAGTATAAAGCAGAATGATGTTGAAGTAAAGGATTATAATATGTCTTTTTTAGTTAGAAATGAAATTGCGGATAATTTTTTTAATAAATTCAAACCATTTATTGCTGTTGAATATATTGATAGTATTACAGAAGAGAGCTTAAATAATAGTTCTTTACAACATACAGCGGATTTGTTTAAATTAATTTTCTGGATAACAACAAAAGATGTTGATATTGAGGTTTTTAATGCTGAATTTTCAAATGTTAAAAAAGATACTTTATCTGTGCTTATTTCTAGTAAAGAAATAGAGAGGATTATTCAAAGTGATCAAATAGTAAAAACAGTAAAGCAAATTATAGAAGATCAATTTGAAAAAACATGTAGAAGCAATTAG
- a CDS encoding DUF983 domain-containing protein, which produces MSYISRVLSGKCPNCGKEDLFYDKGNPVTFRMPKMAKECSHCHYNFHRETGFYFGGMYVSYGLTVAEMSAVMVLRLIINALFDVHITLLQTFIAIVVVLLLCWTFNYRLSRIIWLNIFYKKE; this is translated from the coding sequence ATGTCATACATATCAAGAGTTTTAAGCGGAAAATGCCCAAATTGCGGCAAAGAAGATTTATTCTATGATAAGGGGAATCCCGTTACATTTCGCATGCCTAAAATGGCGAAAGAGTGTTCTCATTGCCATTATAATTTCCATAGAGAGACAGGTTTTTACTTTGGAGGCATGTATGTGAGCTATGGTCTTACTGTGGCAGAAATGAGTGCTGTAATGGTTTTGAGATTGATCATCAACGCTCTTTTTGACGTACATATAACTCTCCTTCAAACCTTTATCGCCATTGTAGTTGTACTACTTTTATGTTGGACATTTAACTACCGATTATCTCGCATAATTTGGTTAAATATATTTTATAAAAAAGAATAG
- a CDS encoding tetratricopeptide repeat protein → MGEFNVKYLSYVSEFANGQASLSDAAQAYLDAADYADPIRWFKAHALCMLAQQIGKEATVFQQLYVQINEESNRERSSFYLNDKDYALWFDDVVLLNQLFIDKGYAKAYTFMHELYMNARFGFKDDEKATAYLKQGYEAGDHTAQAFVGYNTYYGSLGFEQNQEEGLALIQSSYAADNSVAPLFALNIEFRACESAAEGKAVLDKYHDLIHVEKRGLYVLADYYLREGEDEKAAETFLEGIKHNSGYCNYMMGLMICNTRFAPLGYEIEQGVSYLQVGFEHGIAYAGFVQGYYYLYPTDQSEPQFEKAIQTMEKAVLYCSNEALLELAILYLYHSDYKNIDKAMEYLDRAIAAKSTRAMNEKAIALLEHQEMEHNVEEAKALLLESMELGDDYAPYRLGYGYQTSEFGTEEELEKCIEFYEIAAERNNGLGIEYAGRYYRYHENPDLDKAIAFYEKGVELYNSNYCKVELAMLLERGYGLEANPEQAEQFYQEALENNYPFAAVRLGYMYEDGLVGEVDAEKARDYFEIAANADLAEGLYQFARCNRYGIGGAENRTVAFELFEKALEYGYNDANVDLALAYEEGAGGIEESPEKAVEYMTAAAEIGFSYAQYKLGTYYLYAYGLEKDLELGRYWLEKANENGSALAMLTLGDYYLYGYDEDQPYDLAFPYYEAAEQHGYVSEGMGICYQFAIGVERDDKKAFQFYKIAVERGYDAAYFRLGLCYYYAIGTEKDYVEALYYLRAVADRGHLEASSYVGIMLVKGEGVPQEAVEGIAYLEKAANAGYDSAQYELGNCYLKGEGVEQNDELALHWYQQAAENGNEDAQKIIGGPRKRRR, encoded by the coding sequence ATGGGCGAGTTTAATGTAAAATACTTAAGCTATGTTAGTGAGTTTGCCAATGGGCAAGCAAGTTTAAGTGATGCCGCACAAGCATATCTTGATGCAGCTGACTACGCGGATCCTATCCGTTGGTTCAAAGCGCATGCGCTGTGTATGCTGGCTCAGCAAATTGGAAAAGAAGCAACTGTTTTCCAACAATTATACGTGCAAATTAACGAAGAGTCCAATCGCGAACGCAGTAGTTTTTATTTAAATGACAAAGACTATGCCCTGTGGTTTGACGATGTAGTGTTATTGAATCAGTTGTTTATTGACAAAGGATATGCTAAAGCCTATACGTTTATGCATGAATTGTACATGAATGCTCGCTTTGGATTTAAGGATGATGAGAAAGCAACCGCTTATCTGAAACAAGGATATGAGGCAGGTGATCATACTGCTCAAGCCTTTGTGGGGTACAATACCTATTACGGAAGTCTTGGATTTGAACAAAATCAAGAAGAAGGTTTGGCGTTAATTCAGTCCTCTTATGCAGCAGATAATAGCGTAGCTCCTTTATTTGCTTTAAATATTGAGTTTCGCGCTTGCGAATCTGCAGCAGAGGGAAAAGCTGTTTTAGATAAATACCACGATTTGATTCACGTAGAAAAACGCGGATTATATGTTTTAGCAGATTATTATTTACGCGAGGGAGAAGATGAAAAGGCAGCGGAAACTTTCTTGGAAGGAATCAAACACAACAGTGGTTACTGTAATTATATGATGGGGTTAATGATTTGCAATACGCGTTTCGCTCCCCTTGGATATGAAATTGAACAAGGAGTTTCTTATTTACAAGTCGGTTTTGAACACGGCATTGCTTATGCTGGTTTCGTACAAGGATATTACTATTTATATCCTACTGATCAAAGTGAACCCCAATTTGAAAAAGCCATCCAAACAATGGAAAAAGCAGTGTTATATTGCTCAAATGAAGCCCTTTTGGAATTGGCAATCTTATACCTATACCACAGCGATTACAAAAACATCGACAAAGCCATGGAATATTTAGATCGTGCAATTGCGGCTAAATCTACCCGTGCAATGAACGAAAAAGCCATAGCGTTGTTAGAACACCAAGAGATGGAACACAACGTAGAAGAGGCAAAAGCCCTGTTGCTAGAATCGATGGAATTAGGGGATGACTATGCGCCTTATCGCTTGGGATATGGGTATCAAACAAGCGAGTTTGGCACAGAAGAAGAATTGGAGAAATGCATTGAATTCTATGAAATAGCCGCAGAACGCAACAATGGATTGGGAATTGAATATGCTGGACGATACTACCGTTATCACGAAAATCCAGATTTAGACAAAGCCATTGCGTTTTACGAAAAAGGAGTGGAACTATACAATTCAAACTACTGTAAAGTGGAATTGGCCATGCTGTTAGAAAGAGGATACGGACTAGAAGCCAATCCAGAACAAGCAGAACAATTCTATCAAGAAGCTTTAGAAAACAACTATCCTTTTGCAGCGGTTCGCTTGGGGTATATGTATGAAGATGGATTAGTGGGAGAAGTGGATGCTGAAAAAGCAAGGGATTATTTCGAAATCGCGGCGAATGCAGATTTAGCAGAGGGACTATACCAATTTGCTCGTTGCAACCGCTACGGAATTGGAGGAGCCGAAAATCGCACCGTAGCTTTTGAATTGTTTGAAAAAGCGTTGGAATACGGCTATAACGATGCTAATGTCGATTTAGCCTTAGCCTATGAAGAAGGTGCAGGGGGAATAGAAGAAAGTCCTGAAAAAGCAGTAGAATATATGACAGCAGCAGCTGAAATTGGATTCAGCTATGCACAATATAAACTAGGTACGTATTACCTCTATGCTTATGGTTTAGAGAAAGATTTAGAACTAGGGAGATACTGGTTGGAGAAAGCCAATGAAAATGGTTCGGCTCTAGCGATGTTGACTTTAGGGGATTACTATTTATATGGCTATGATGAAGATCAACCCTATGATTTAGCGTTTCCATATTACGAAGCAGCCGAACAACACGGTTATGTTTCAGAGGGAATGGGAATCTGTTACCAATTTGCCATTGGCGTGGAACGCGATGACAAGAAAGCCTTTCAGTTCTATAAAATAGCCGTAGAAAGAGGATATGATGCCGCTTATTTCCGTTTGGGACTGTGTTATTACTACGCCATCGGAACAGAAAAAGATTATGTAGAAGCCCTGTATTATTTGAGAGCTGTTGCAGATCGAGGTCACTTAGAAGCTTCTTCTTATGTGGGAATTATGTTAGTGAAAGGAGAAGGTGTACCACAAGAAGCGGTAGAGGGAATTGCTTACCTTGAAAAAGCAGCGAATGCAGGCTATGATTCGGCTCAATATGAATTGGGTAATTGTTATTTAAAAGGAGAAGGTGTAGAGCAAAATGATGAATTGGCTTTGCATTGGTATCAACAAGCTGCTGAAAATGGAAATGAAGATGCACAGAAAATTATCGGTGGCCCAAGAAAAAGAAGAAGATAA
- a CDS encoding helix-turn-helix domain-containing protein, protein MEHQIHQGRNVKRFREMLGIKQEVLAFDLGDNWTQKKISLLEKKEIIDTCLLEEISKVLAIPVEAIKQFDSEKALSLISTIYSDTPTQEYYPNYLDPIAILVELHKEKIILYERIIKEKEEMMNRLEKLI, encoded by the coding sequence ATGGAACACCAGATACACCAGGGAAGAAATGTAAAGCGTTTCAGAGAAATGCTTGGAATCAAACAAGAGGTTCTAGCATTTGATTTAGGAGACAATTGGACTCAGAAGAAAATCTCTTTACTAGAGAAAAAAGAAATAATTGATACTTGCTTACTTGAAGAAATTTCTAAAGTATTAGCTATTCCAGTGGAAGCAATCAAACAATTTGATTCGGAAAAAGCACTTAGCCTTATTTCAACTATCTACAGTGATACGCCTACCCAAGAATATTATCCTAACTATCTTGATCCTATTGCAATACTAGTAGAATTACACAAAGAAAAAATCATATTATATGAGCGTATAATCAAAGAGAAAGAAGAGATGATGAACCGCTTGGAGAAGTTGATTTAA
- a CDS encoding helix-turn-helix domain-containing protein, producing MTTTTRKHIGRNISRIREIKGMKQTTLAELLGVSQQQVSNIENSETVEETKLESIAKILEVPVEVIKEYSDDKVMNIINSTITDSPIYNNFCTFNPLDKLVEAYEENKKLYERLLEAEKEKTAYLEKLFMGKK from the coding sequence ATGACCACCACCACTCGTAAACATATAGGAAGAAATATTAGTCGAATCCGTGAAATAAAAGGAATGAAGCAAACAACGTTAGCTGAGCTTTTAGGCGTTAGTCAGCAACAAGTATCTAATATTGAAAATAGTGAAACGGTTGAGGAAACTAAACTGGAAAGTATTGCTAAGATTCTAGAAGTGCCTGTTGAGGTAATTAAAGAATATTCAGATGACAAAGTGATGAATATTATTAATAGTACTATTACCGATAGTCCAATCTATAACAACTTCTGTACTTTTAATCCCCTTGATAAATTAGTAGAAGCGTATGAAGAAAATAAAAAATTGTATGAGCGTCTATTAGAAGCGGAGAAAGAAAAAACAGCCTATTTAGAGAAGTTGTTCATGGGAAAAAAATAA
- a CDS encoding sensor histidine kinase: MIPKRQNSEKNLIILRKRLEKLENEKKENFDFFSKEIENLQERIKKDKLVAQQEYRALQDFVRLLTNFASHDIKNIVHNLDGLVVNLKNNYISDEDIISAKLCVTGIRAALEEFKVLSSDREKKSFTIQELTTALESLHRALLKKNKIYFSFEYIEITKDQIINQVFHQILQLLNNLVINSYEFLDPEIRAPEIKIKIILKDNIVNFYVCDTGIGVEEGLEDDMFLPYKTTKENGSGVGLSHVRYVSESLGGQIQYLGKDDKYNTIFCLSLPI; the protein is encoded by the coding sequence ATGATTCCTAAAAGGCAAAATTCAGAAAAGAATTTAATTATTCTTCGTAAGCGATTGGAGAAGTTAGAAAATGAAAAAAAAGAAAATTTTGATTTTTTTTCTAAAGAGATAGAAAATTTACAAGAACGAATTAAAAAAGATAAACTAGTAGCTCAACAGGAGTATCGCGCTTTACAGGATTTTGTTAGATTATTGACAAATTTTGCAAGTCATGATATAAAAAATATAGTTCATAATTTAGATGGATTGGTAGTAAATCTGAAAAATAATTATATTAGTGATGAAGATATTATTTCTGCAAAGCTTTGTGTAACTGGAATAAGAGCAGCTTTAGAAGAGTTTAAAGTATTGTCTTCAGATCGAGAAAAAAAATCCTTTACAATTCAAGAATTAACTACAGCTCTAGAAAGCCTTCATAGAGCTTTATTAAAGAAAAATAAGATTTATTTTAGTTTTGAATACATAGAAATAACAAAAGATCAAATTATTAATCAAGTATTCCATCAAATATTACAATTGTTAAATAATCTTGTAATTAATTCATATGAGTTCTTGGACCCTGAAATAAGAGCTCCTGAAATTAAAATTAAAATAATATTGAAAGATAATATTGTAAATTTTTATGTTTGTGATACAGGAATAGGAGTCGAAGAAGGATTAGAAGACGATATGTTTTTGCCTTATAAAACAACAAAAGAAAATGGTTCAGGAGTTGGCTTAAGTCATGTTAGGTATGTTTCGGAATCATTGGGTGGTCAAATACAATATTTAGGAAAAGATGATAAGTATAATACTATCTTTTGCCTATCTTTACCTATATAA
- a CDS encoding ABC transporter permease, which translates to MKIAFYIAKRYAFSKSKSKAINVITAIASIGIVVSAMAMLIVLAVFSGLRSFSLSFTNELDPELKAFSKHGKNFVVNPTQYQELSQSDLFSGVARIVEDRLLFTYNEKQTVAILKGVDADFPKVSQFPEKVELGHWIEPGSDEVVTGLGMAYLLSMGLFDIEHNLQALSIKPGSGVVSNPEDAFLRTYLHPVGIYSLRNEELDSKYVFCAIELAQHLLSLEENEYTNLEFALNPGVTEKEASAFIEQVLGDTVVIKNRIQLNDSLYRMLNTENAVVYFIFLLVVIIALFNLVGALLMIILEKKANIKTLNDLGVPLKQLKRIFLFQGLIISTVGGLIGIALGIIGVLIQEHFGLILIRPGFAYPVEFNIGDVFVVFGSIFILGFIASYIASTRVNKKYLHA; encoded by the coding sequence TTGAAGATCGCCTTTTACATAGCCAAACGCTACGCTTTTAGCAAAAGCAAGAGCAAAGCCATTAACGTCATTACGGCGATTGCCTCTATTGGGATTGTCGTGAGTGCGATGGCCATGCTCATTGTATTAGCTGTGTTTAGTGGACTTCGTTCGTTTAGTTTATCGTTTACCAATGAGCTAGATCCCGAGCTCAAAGCCTTTAGCAAACACGGGAAGAACTTTGTAGTCAACCCAACGCAATACCAAGAGTTGAGTCAATCGGATCTCTTTTCAGGAGTAGCTCGAATAGTAGAAGACCGTTTGCTTTTTACCTATAATGAAAAGCAAACCGTTGCTATACTCAAAGGCGTGGATGCTGACTTTCCGAAGGTGAGTCAATTTCCCGAAAAAGTAGAGTTAGGACATTGGATTGAGCCAGGGTCAGATGAGGTTGTTACAGGACTGGGGATGGCTTATCTCTTGTCCATGGGACTCTTTGATATTGAACACAACTTACAAGCCTTGTCAATCAAACCTGGATCAGGTGTGGTAAGTAATCCCGAAGACGCCTTTTTACGCACGTATCTTCATCCTGTGGGTATTTATTCGCTGCGCAATGAAGAATTGGATAGTAAATACGTCTTTTGTGCTATTGAACTCGCTCAACACTTACTGAGCTTGGAGGAAAATGAATACACCAATCTCGAATTTGCTTTAAACCCGGGGGTGACAGAAAAAGAAGCATCGGCTTTTATTGAGCAAGTACTCGGTGATACCGTGGTGATAAAAAACCGCATTCAGCTGAATGATAGCTTGTATCGCATGTTGAATACCGAAAATGCAGTGGTGTATTTTATCTTTTTATTGGTCGTGATTATCGCGCTCTTCAATCTTGTGGGAGCGTTGCTCATGATTATTTTGGAGAAAAAAGCCAACATTAAAACCTTGAATGACTTGGGGGTGCCTCTGAAACAATTGAAGCGTATTTTTTTGTTTCAAGGTTTGATTATCAGTACCGTAGGTGGTTTAATAGGCATTGCCTTGGGAATTATTGGGGTGTTGATTCAAGAGCATTTTGGCTTGATTCTTATCCGACCTGGATTCGCTTATCCAGTAGAATTTAATATTGGCGATGTTTTCGTTGTATTTGGTTCGATTTTTATCTTGGGCTTTATCGCCTCTTATATTGCCTCCACTCGCGTGAATAAAAAGTATTTACACGCTTAG
- a CDS encoding biosynthetic peptidoglycan transglycosylase yields the protein MDSKGEQYFPTYKFDEKSRDVLLKEFEEAQKIANTQTQAYAQVTNLILLAFAIIIPLFISKEKYSIDIKEYSLIFVFVIFIFGAILLRYFIEVQKQIIFNARKVITLRLMLGIDYGHINLTLPNWRVEGATNPFAIKFFAGWLNFRSTPFWILTIALNILFASSIEMKDFSFTIMYISKFFNINQEIKIPWYFGNCIITFIYYYVFRKNLVDRHENLYLIYIKKLANIFKLKAFLDTEYILYRAKLSVIELQRLNIDYNSMYEILKVIEDHNYDKHNGVDFKALVRGALSQFKVYRSYHNNKVKAIMVKSGGSTITMQLTRTLFIQTRQNALKRKIFEILFSFWLNKQFSKKEILDFYIASVRFENKILGLANAIKFFFGDISKLTNEECFVLVERLSNVSSTFKEERIKFLIAKLEKKNIVLNKKNIYAIYSSLEKDNKIKKI from the coding sequence ATGGATTCGAAAGGAGAACAATATTTTCCGACATATAAATTCGATGAAAAAAGTAGAGACGTGCTTTTAAAAGAATTCGAAGAGGCTCAGAAGATTGCTAATACACAAACACAAGCTTATGCTCAAGTTACTAATTTAATTTTATTAGCTTTTGCTATTATCATCCCGTTATTTATTAGTAAAGAAAAATATTCAATTGATATAAAAGAGTATTCTCTAATATTTGTTTTTGTTATATTTATTTTTGGAGCTATTCTTTTGAGGTATTTCATAGAAGTTCAAAAACAAATTATATTTAATGCTAGAAAAGTGATTACTCTAAGATTAATGCTTGGAATTGATTACGGACATATTAATCTAACCTTGCCAAATTGGCGTGTAGAAGGAGCAACTAATCCTTTCGCAATTAAATTTTTTGCAGGTTGGCTAAATTTTCGAAGTACTCCTTTTTGGATTCTTACTATTGCTTTAAATATACTATTTGCTTCAAGTATAGAGATGAAAGATTTTTCTTTTACAATCATGTATATTAGTAAGTTTTTTAATATTAATCAAGAAATCAAAATCCCTTGGTATTTTGGAAACTGTATAATTACTTTTATTTATTACTATGTATTCAGAAAGAATTTAGTAGATAGACATGAAAACCTATATTTAATTTATATTAAAAAACTTGCTAACATATTTAAATTAAAAGCTTTCTTAGATACAGAATACATACTTTATAGAGCTAAACTATCAGTCATTGAATTACAGAGACTAAATATTGATTATAATAGTATGTATGAGATTTTAAAAGTTATAGAAGATCATAATTATGATAAGCATAATGGTGTTGATTTTAAAGCATTGGTGCGTGGTGCTTTAAGCCAATTTAAAGTTTATCGAAGCTACCATAATAATAAGGTAAAAGCTATAATGGTTAAGAGTGGAGGTTCAACAATAACGATGCAGTTAACTCGTACACTTTTTATACAAACACGACAAAATGCTCTTAAAAGGAAGATCTTTGAAATTTTGTTTTCTTTTTGGTTAAATAAACAGTTTTCTAAAAAAGAAATTTTAGATTTTTATATAGCTTCTGTTAGATTTGAAAATAAAATATTAGGTTTAGCCAATGCTATTAAGTTTTTTTTCGGTGATATTAGTAAATTAACTAATGAAGAGTGTTTTGTATTAGTTGAAAGGTTGTCAAATGTTTCTTCCACATTTAAGGAAGAAAGGATAAAGTTTTTGATAGCTAAATTGGAGAAAAAAAATATTGTTTTAAATAAAAAAAATATTTACGCCATTTATAGTAGTCTTGAAAAAGATAACAAAATTAAAAAAATATAA
- a CDS encoding AraC family transcriptional regulator has product MDEIAILQINDITHNNLQTDFYANTLSQHLIDNHSHIERPHKHNFYVGVLFTKGEGIHEIDFNRYEVKPGSVFMLAPGQTHSWELSDDIEGYIFFHTQNFLDLYLLKESLRDYPVFRSAFYPNHVCLSEADAQVLAFVLNRMVEEVRQEQWKRNQQLVSLTLLFYIETNRILLQGETFKTIHNNLYATHLQLFEELVEKHFAEEKSAAVYANRMNMTQKHLNRVCKTMVNQTTTDIILDRVVLEAKRMMIYTDYPLNDIASVLGYDDYSYFSKLFKKRVGETPKEFFKRYQ; this is encoded by the coding sequence ATGGATGAAATAGCTATTTTACAGATTAATGATATAACGCATAACAATTTGCAAACCGATTTTTATGCCAACACCTTATCTCAACATCTTATCGATAATCACAGCCATATTGAGCGACCACACAAGCACAATTTTTACGTAGGCGTTTTGTTCACTAAAGGCGAAGGGATACACGAAATTGATTTTAATCGCTACGAGGTAAAACCGGGATCGGTATTCATGTTAGCTCCTGGGCAAACGCATAGTTGGGAGTTGTCAGATGATATTGAGGGATACATCTTTTTTCACACCCAGAATTTCTTAGACTTGTATTTGTTGAAAGAATCCCTGCGGGATTATCCTGTTTTTCGATCCGCTTTTTATCCGAATCACGTGTGTTTAAGTGAAGCCGATGCACAAGTATTGGCGTTTGTGTTGAACCGCATGGTCGAAGAAGTTAGACAAGAACAATGGAAGCGCAACCAGCAATTGGTGAGCTTGACGTTGTTGTTCTATATTGAAACAAACCGCATATTGCTACAAGGAGAAACCTTTAAAACAATACACAATAATTTATATGCCACGCATTTGCAATTGTTTGAGGAGTTGGTTGAGAAGCACTTTGCGGAAGAGAAATCAGCGGCTGTTTACGCCAATAGGATGAATATGACACAAAAACACCTCAACCGTGTTTGTAAGACCATGGTCAATCAAACGACAACGGATATTATTCTCGATCGCGTGGTGTTAGAAGCCAAGCGCATGATGATTTATACGGATTATCCACTCAATGATATAGCCTCTGTTTTGGGATATGATGATTATTCGTATTTCTCTAAATTGTTCAAGAAAAGAGTAGGAGAAACCCCCAAAGAATTTTTTAAGCGGTATCAGTGA
- the rbfA gene encoding 30S ribosome-binding factor RbfA, with protein sequence METNRQKKMGALLQSDLVDILQGEVRKNGISNLIISVSKVNITSDLSIAKVFLSIFPAERGKELLKAIQSNAPLIKHELAQRVKNQMRKVPDLIFYVDDSLEYIDQIDKALKGDENPIANPDLLAKRKKK encoded by the coding sequence ATGGAGACAAATAGACAAAAGAAGATGGGAGCGCTTCTACAAAGTGACCTAGTAGATATATTACAAGGAGAAGTGCGCAAGAACGGAATAAGCAATTTGATTATTTCAGTTTCTAAAGTTAATATCACCTCAGATTTATCAATCGCGAAAGTGTTTTTGAGCATTTTCCCAGCAGAGCGTGGAAAAGAATTATTAAAAGCCATTCAATCCAATGCGCCGCTAATCAAGCACGAATTAGCACAACGCGTTAAAAACCAAATGCGTAAAGTGCCGGATTTGATATTTTATGTAGACGATAGCTTGGAGTATATCGACCAAATTGACAAAGCATTAAAAGGGGACGAAAACCCAATTGCTAACCCTGATTTATTAGCAAAGAGAAAGAAAAAGTAA
- a CDS encoding glutathionylspermidine synthase family protein: MQLKYLTPQSNWQNRLEQNGFGYHTDENNIPYWVEEYYYSISEPLADEIYAATADLWDMCLQAVDHVITNKLYDQFQIPLFFHEHIERSWEKDELSIYGRFDFVYDTVHQQLKVLEFNADTPTSLYETGVVQWQWMNTYFGNSRDQFNSVHDRLIETWKEAKAHMKGSTLHFSCMRETLEDLTNIEYLRDCAIQAGINTKLIYIDDIGWDGETFTDLEDEMITDIFKLYPWEWLIYEPFALHIPSDMAQAQWIEPSWKMILSNKAILPILWELYPNHPLLLESYFDEPKGMQNFVKKPLLSREGANVTLYINNQVAEATKGDYGDEGYICQALANLPNQGKGYFIIGSWLIGQEPCGITFRESDKRITTDKSRFVPHIIE, from the coding sequence ATGCAATTAAAATATCTCACACCGCAATCCAATTGGCAAAATCGATTGGAACAAAACGGTTTTGGTTATCATACAGATGAAAACAACATCCCCTATTGGGTCGAAGAATACTATTACAGCATTTCGGAACCCTTAGCGGATGAGATTTATGCGGCCACCGCTGATTTATGGGACATGTGCCTCCAAGCGGTAGACCACGTCATCACAAACAAATTATACGACCAGTTTCAAATTCCCCTTTTCTTTCACGAACACATTGAACGCTCTTGGGAAAAGGATGAATTGAGCATTTATGGCCGTTTTGATTTTGTGTATGACACCGTACATCAACAACTGAAAGTACTCGAATTCAATGCCGATACCCCTACCTCTCTTTATGAAACAGGTGTGGTGCAATGGCAGTGGATGAATACGTATTTTGGCAATTCTAGAGATCAATTTAACTCGGTACACGATCGCTTAATCGAAACGTGGAAAGAAGCAAAGGCCCACATGAAAGGCAGTACCTTACACTTTTCTTGTATGCGTGAAACACTCGAAGACTTAACGAATATTGAATACCTTCGCGATTGTGCAATACAAGCAGGTATTAACACCAAACTTATCTACATTGACGATATTGGATGGGATGGTGAAACCTTTACCGATTTAGAAGATGAAATGATTACCGATATCTTCAAATTATATCCTTGGGAGTGGTTGATTTACGAGCCCTTTGCCCTACATATTCCCAGTGATATGGCACAAGCACAGTGGATTGAACCGTCGTGGAAAATGATTCTCTCCAACAAAGCCATTTTGCCTATTTTATGGGAGTTGTATCCCAATCACCCTTTGCTCTTGGAATCGTATTTCGACGAACCTAAAGGCATGCAAAACTTTGTCAAAAAGCCCCTACTATCGCGTGAAGGAGCCAATGTAACCTTGTATATCAACAATCAAGTAGCAGAAGCAACCAAAGGTGATTATGGCGATGAAGGCTATATCTGTCAAGCACTAGCGAATTTACCCAACCAAGGAAAAGGCTATTTTATTATTGGCAGTTGGCTAATCGGACAAGAACCTTGTGGAATTACTTTTAGAGAAAGCGACAAACGCATAACGACGGATAAAAGCAGATTCGTCCCTCATATTATTGAATAA